GGTTTTCGGCGATGACATGACCTGTAGCAGAGGATCATAAGCCTTAGCCTTAAACTCCGGTGATGCTTTGGTTTGGGCTGGTGTCGTCGTCAACTGTGCATTGCTGACAGTGATTTTGGCGTTACGGGAAGCAAAGAAACCGACGTAGTAGTGGTCTTTATCCAGCTTGGTGACGACGTCCGCGCCTTTGACTTCTTTTGATACCCAGTTGTCCGTGCCTTTCGGCGCATAAGAGGTAATAAAGCCGTCGTTGGTGCGTTCCAGTTTCAGGCGGAACGTCGGCGTTTGCTCCAGATTCACATTTTCCTGATAGCTGGTTTTGGTAATTTTCGCGCCTGCGTTGCCCCACGGCTGCGTTACGCCATTACGCAAAATCGCCTGTAGCTTGATTTCGGTATGAGACTTTTTATCCTGCGTCATGATGGCGTTCATCACCATGTTGGATGCGGCAGGGAATTCTTCATACCCTTCTTTCAGCGGTTCCTGACGCGGCACGCCGATAATATCGCGCACCAGAATCCCCGCCCCTTCCTGAGCCGCAGGTTTGGCACCGTTTTCTGGCCCAAACTGTTCTACGGTAATGTCAGACTGAAGCGTGAAATTCACATTGGCAGGCAACTGCGTATAGAAAAACGTCAGCCCGTCATGGGTGTTAGCAATCTTTCCGCCACGGCTCTCGATCGTGATCGGAGCGGACAAATCCGCGTTATCTCCCGGCGCTAATTTCTTGCCGTTGATGGTGACGTCATTAACACCAATTTTTTCCGGCAGGACATTGGATGAGAAGTTTACGTCTGTTGATTGGCCAAAGGCGATACCGTGCCAGACTGGTGCTGATTCTGTCGCGGCGTGTGTACTGAAGCTGAAAAGTAATGCATTCGTCAACGCGACGGCTGCGAGGCGTGAAGAACGGTGTTTCCGTAAAGAACCACATTTTGGTGAAGAACAACGTTTCATTGTGTCTCCTTCGTTATTGAATTATTCGCCCGCGTATATTGCTATAAATGAAACGCTGTTTCTTTTGCGTGTGTCACAAATGGAAATACTTAAAAACAAAGTCTGTTTTTTATGAAACTCCGTGCCATTTCTGTTTTTGGGGACTTCACCCTCCCACCAGGAGTATTCGCCGCGTTGTGCGAGATTTTCAGAAAAAACTCACCAAAAAGTATCCGCGTTATGCATGAGTTTCGGTAAACTCTGGTTATTCATGCCGTAACAGGCTAGCCATTTTTATTCTTGCGGAGCGGTGGCTTCGCACTGTCAGGATGCTTATGTCAAATAGTGCTATGAGTGTGGTGATCCTTGCTGCGGGTAAAGGAACCCGTATGTATTCCGACCTTCCCAAGGTGTTACATAAGCTGGCAGGTAAGCCGATGGTTCAGCACGTCATTGATGCGGCAATGACGACAGGCGCACAACACGTTCATCTGGTATACGGTCACGGCGGTGATTTGCTAAAACGTGAATTGACCGATCCGGCCTTGAACTGGGTATTACAAGCGGAACAACTCGGAACCGGTCATGCCATGCAGCAAGCTGCTCCTCATTTTGCCGATGATGAAGACATCCTGATGTTGTATGGCGATGTGCCGCTGATTTCGTCACAAACGCTGGGGCGTTTACGTCATGCTAAGCCGCAGGGCGGTATTGGTCTGTTGACGGTGAAACTGGACGATCCGACGGGCTATGGGCGAATCGTGCGTGAAAAGGGTGCCGTAGTTGGGATCGTCGAGCACAAAGATGCCAGTGAAGAACAGCGCCAGATTAACGAGATCAATACCGGCATTTTGATTGCAAACGGCAAGGATTTGAAGCGTTGGTTAAGCCAGTTGAACAACAATAACTCACAAGGCGAGTTTTACATCACCGATATCATTGCGATGGCAGCGGAAGAGGGGCAGCGTGTTGAAGCCGTTCACCCCGAGCGTCTGAGTGAAGTGGAGGGCGTTAATAATCGCCTGCAACTGTCGGCGCTAGAGCGGGTTTATCAACGTGAGCAGGCGGATAAACTGTTGCTGGCCGGTGTGATGCTGCTCGACCCGGCACGGTTTGATCTGCGTGGTGAGCTGACCCATGGTCGTGATGTGGTGATTGATGTCAATGTCGTCGTGGAAGGCAATGTTAAGCTAGGCAACCGGGTGAAAATCGGCGCAGGCTGTGTGATTAAAAACAGCATCATTGGCGACGATTGTGAGATAAGCCCTTACTCGGTGTTGGAAGACGCGGTGTTAGAAGCTGCGTGTACCGTTGGCCCGTTTGCCCGTTTGCGCCCAGGTGCAGAGCTGGCTGAAGGCGCGCATGTCGGTAACTTTGTCGAATTGAAAAAGGCGCGTTTAGGTAAAGGCTCAAAAGCAGGCCACTTGAGCTATTTGGGGGATGCGGATATCGGTTCCGGTGTTAATATTGGCGCGGGAACGATCACCTGTAATTATGACGGTGCGAATAAACACAAAACGGTGATTGGCGACGATGTGTTTGTTGGCTCGGATAGCCAACTGGTAGCGCCCGTTAGCGTTGCCAGCGGTGCGACCATTGGTGCGGGAACAACGGTTACGCGTGATGTAGCAGAGAATGAGCTGGTGGTCGGCCGCGTGAAACAGCGGCATATTTCCGGCTGGCAGCGTCCAGTGAAAAAGAAATAATATTTAATGCCTCCGCAGTGGCGGAGGCAGTTTTGTCCTGTACGTTGGCCGATCCCCCGCAGGGTTTCCCAGAGTACAGAACAAAACATAATAATCCCCAACTCTCTACAAGGCTCGGGGAACCCGGAAAAACCGGAACAATCAGGTCTAAGACATCCCTGGTGACACAATATGTCACTTTTATAGGAATACCATCGATGTGTGGAATTGTAGGCGCAGTTGCGCAACGTGATGTTGCTGAAATTTTGTTGGAAGGTTTACGCCGTCTTGAGTATCGCGGCTATGACTCTGCGGGGCTGGCGGTTGTTGATGGCGAAGGCAATGTCGCCCGTTTACGCCGTCTGGGGAAAGTGCAGGTATTGTCTCAGGCAGCCGAAGAGTGCGATCTGCACGGCGGTACCGGTATCGCTCACACCCGTTGGGCAACGCACGGCGAACCTTCTGAAGCGAACGCACACCCGCATGTTTCTGAACATATCACTATCGTCCATAACGGCATTATCGAAAACCATGAGCCGCTGCGTGAGCTGATGATTGGTCGCGGTTATCGTTTTGTTTCTGAAACCGATACGGAAGTGGTTGCCCATCTGGTTCATTTTGAACAGCAGCAGAACGGTGGCGCTCTGGTTGATGTGGTTAAGCGTGTGATCCCACAGCTGCGCGGCGCCTATGGCATGGTGGTGCTGGATAACCGCGACCCAAGCGTATTAGTCGCTGCGCGCTCAGGTAGCCCGTTGGTGATTGGCCGTGGTGTGGGTGAGAATTTCATTGCCTCCGATCAACTGGCATTGCTGCCTGTGACGCGCCGCTTCATATTCCTGGAAGAAGGCGACGTGGCGGAGATCACCCGTCGTGACGTGCGCGTGTTTGACAAATCAGGCCAGCTTGCTACACGCGAAGAAATTGAATCAAAAGTGAATTACGATGCGGGTGACAAAGGCGCATATCGTCACTACATGCAGAAAGAGATCTACGAACAGCCGATGGCAATCAAGAACACCCTTGAAGGGCGTTTCAGCCACGGCGAGATTAATCTTTCTGAATTAGGCCCGAAAGCGGATGAACTGCTGGCGAAGGTTGAACACGTTCAGATTATCGCCTGCGGGACGTCCTACAACTCTGGTATGGTTTCCCGCTACTGGTTTGAATCACTGGCGGGAATTCCGTGCGACGTAGAAATCGCCTCAGAATTCCGCTATCGCAAGCCTGCGGTGCGTAAGAACAGCCTGATGATTACCCTGTCTCAGTCCGGTGAAACGGCGGATACGCTGGCGGCGCTGCGTTTGTCTAAAGAACTGGGCTATCTGGGATCTCTGGCTATCTGTAACGTTGCGGGTTCCTCGCTGGTGCGTGAATCCGATCTGGCACTGATGACTAAAGCGGGCGTAGAGATTGGCGTGGCGTCGACCAAAGCCTTCACTACCCAGCTTACCGTTCTGCTGATGTTGGTGGCGCGTGTTGGACGTCTGCGCGGCATGGATGCGCAGATTGAGCATGACATCGTTCATGGCTTACAGGCACTGCCAGCGCGTATTGAGCAGATGCTGTCTCAGGACAAGCTCATCGAATCTCTGGCGGAAGGCTTCTCTGACAAGCACCATGCGCTGTTCCTCGGCCGTGGCGATCAGTATCCGATCGCGATGGAGGGCGCGCTGAAGCTGAAAGAGATCTCTTACATCCACGCGGAAGCCTATGCGGCAGGCGAGCTGAAACACGGCCCGCTGGCGCTGATTGATGCGGACATGCCGGTTGTGGTGGTGGCACCGAACAACGAACTGTTGGAGAAATTGAAATCCAACATCGAAGAAGTTCGGGCGCGCGGTGGTGAGCTGTATGTCTTTGCTGATGAAGATGCCGGCTTCACCAGCAGCGAAAATATGAAAATTATTCCGCTGCCGCACATCGAAGAAGTGATTGCGCCAATCTTCTATACGGTGCCGTTGCAGTTGCTGTCTTATCACGTCGCGCTGATTAAAGGCACCGATGTCGATCAGCCACGTAACCTGGCGAAATCCGTTACTGTTGAGTAATGTTTAAAAAACGAAGGTAAATAGCTGTCGGGTGACAAAATATTTGTAAAATGAAAAAGCCCAGTAATGCTGATTAAAAAGCATACTGGGTTTTTTTGGTTGATCGCAGTTTGGGTTGTGATCCTACCCACGTAATATGGACACATCCCTGAGCGAGATTTTCATTTTCAAATTGTTTCAAGCTGAGACCACTACAGGCATTGTGGTGTCGCCAGCGATTGTAATCGCACTCAATATAATTAAACACCGCCGTTCGCATTATTTCTCGACAGATGAAGCGCTCTCTGTGCATAGGATCAGTTAGCTTTGTGTTAGTTTGTAGATATTCATTTTTTGGGTGCTTTTCAATAGGTGGGTTCAGCTTTATAGTAATCAGTGGCCTCAGCCTGTAAAGAGAGATTCGTATGGGGGAAAAGGATTGAACTTCCAAGGTTTGCAAGCCAAGTACCGGCGGCTATTTGCCGAGAACGCAGCTTGGAAGTTGTTAAAGGCCGATAATGCGCCTTATATCCTTGCGTTCATTGCTGCTCTCTTTTTGGAAGACAGTGAAGTTCCCTACGGTCGAGCTAGAATCTTGTTGGATGTTGAGATTGAACGCAGCCGCGAGCTCGGCATTTGGCCAACCGAGATGTCGGCAGCCACTTATCTGAATCAATGGATTAAGAATGGCTGGTTACGAGAAATGGATGATTTACTGACTAAAACTGACGCCAGTGAAATAGCACTTAGATTCTGTAAAGGGCTCGATGAACGCAATTCAGGCACAACAGCCTCACATTTGCGTATTGTTCAAGAAGCCGTTCGTGACTTAGCGGTTGCAATTAGTCCTAACGTTGATGAGAGAGTGACTTTGCTTGAAAGCAAAAAGGCAGAGATTCAACGCGAAATCGAGGCGCTTCAAGCGGGGATTGTCCCGGTTCTAAGTGAGTCCGATCAAAGAGAGCGAATCCGTCAGATCTATCAACTGGCTTCAGTGCTGACGGGTGATTTTCGTCGTGTAGAGGACGAAATTAGGACTCTAGATAGAGAACTCAGGATTCAGATTATAGAAGGTGACATCTCTCGTGGGGATGTGCTGCTCTCCGTAATGGAAAGAGAAGCATTGCTTTCTACTACAGAAGCAGGAAGTGCGTTTGAAGGCTTTTTTCAGTTGCTGTGTGATCAAAACCGCTCAATGGAATTTCGTGAGCAGCTCCGTAGCATTCTTAGTAGACCGGTCGGTCAGCAATTATCCAGTAGTCAGCATCAGTTTCTTAGTCACCTTATGCGTGAGCTGAGCCGCGAGAGCGAAAGGGTTTTTCGTGTCAGGCGGCGTACTGAAGAGAGCCTGCGTTCCTATATAGAAAGTGGCGCTGCTGCCGAAAATCAGGCGGTTGATAGATTGCTTTCAAAGCTAGAAAGACAAGCTGTATTGCTGCGTGATGAAGGCTTCGATTTGACAACGGAAACGGTACTTAGTCTCCCTGTTGGTCCTATAGAAATTAAATCCCCTGAATCGATCAAATTAAGAACCCCGGACGACAAGCTCGATACATCGGGTGTTGAAGAAAACGCCAATAGAAGAGAACCAAGTGCTCACGTGCTTGACTGTCTCGATGCTGTTCAAGTAAGACAGGTGGCTTATCAGGTCCTTAACACCCTGAGAAAACATGGCCCGATGTCGATTGCCAGGCTTGTAGACGAAACCCCGTTGACGTCAGGGCTGGAGGAACTGGTCGCGTATTTGCGAGTAGCAAAAGCGGTGAATGCGACCATGCTAGATGAAAAAGAGGATGTAATCGTAGTTGATAAGCAAGGCGTTAAGCTGAAAGCGTCTATACCTACCTATCTATTAACTGCCGAACTATTCCCAGAAGACATCGATGAACTTACCCTCTAGCGGGTAGCAAAGGAAAGCCAATGACGAACAACACGCCACCCAATAGCTTCTTCTCGATGGTAACAGGCAAATCCGATCAAGAGCTACATAACGAAGGCAATGAAGGAAACAGCGAGGTATCGGATGATCCCCATAATTTAAATGATCCAATTCCCAAAGTTCCGAATCGAGACTTTGAAGACCAGTCTTTGGAAAGCGACGGGGCGGGGTTAATAACGGAGAGCGCCAAATTCAGTGATTCTGAAATGCCTCATGATACCCGGCGAGTTTTGGTTCATCTGATGCGGCAGGGCTCCATTATGGCATCACAAAAACCGAAACTATTTGAACAGCTTTGCCGTTATGAATTGGCGATACGGAAGCATCTATCTGAAGTTTACCTCCAACTGGTACTTGATCAGAAATCTGGTGTGGCATTCGTGGCCAGTACTCTCTCAGAGTATGTTGGCAATATCGAAGATGATGGGTTGGAAGATGAGGCGTCAGATTCTGACGAATCAGCCACCTTGATCCCAAAGCGTACCCTTTCCCTGTTTGATACATTGATACTACTTGTTTTAAGAAAGCATTATCAGGATCGAGAGTCGGCAGGAGAACAAAAAATTACGATTGATATCGAACGTTTAGAATCCTATCTGACGCCTTTCCTTCCGATAACTGACCACGCGTCAAAAGATCGAAAAAAGCTACTGATTAGAGTAAAAGAGATGGTTAAGCGGAAAGTTTTGTCGACGATCAGAGGCGAAGAAGATCGATACGAAATCACCCCCATCATTCGTTACGTAGTGAATGCCAGTTTTTTAGAGACAATGTTGACTGAATACACTGCGCTAGCCCTAGAGCAACTCAACGAAACAGGTCGTGCGGGAAGAGATCAGAAATGACTGCTGATTTATTCGAAAACTTAGCTAAGTCTTCTACCAATGATATCGGTGACTCAATACCAAGTAATGATTTGTTTTCTCAGGGGCAAATAAGGTTGTCTGAACTATCAGTGTTCAACTGGGGGTCTTTTCATGGGTTACATACTGCTGCTATTGACCCGGAAGGAACATTGGTAACGGGAGACAATGGTGCCGGAAAGTCGACTTTTATTGATGGGTTGATGGCTCTTCTTCTGCCGGCAGGCAAAGCAATATTCAATGTCGCCGCAGCACAAGGTGATCGCTCCGACCGTTCTCTCTTATCTTATATGCGGGGAAGTTTTGGTTCGGCTCATGATGGAGCTTCAACCCGTGTAAAAAGCAAACGGGAAAAGGGCGTTGTTACCGGCCTGAGAGCACTTTATCGAGCTGACGATGATTCATGTATCACTTTAGCGGTGCTTTTCTGGACTACAAGCGCGACAAATACACTGGGTGATGTAA
The genomic region above belongs to Pectobacterium colocasium and contains:
- the glmS gene encoding glutamine--fructose-6-phosphate transaminase (isomerizing) gives rise to the protein MCGIVGAVAQRDVAEILLEGLRRLEYRGYDSAGLAVVDGEGNVARLRRLGKVQVLSQAAEECDLHGGTGIAHTRWATHGEPSEANAHPHVSEHITIVHNGIIENHEPLRELMIGRGYRFVSETDTEVVAHLVHFEQQQNGGALVDVVKRVIPQLRGAYGMVVLDNRDPSVLVAARSGSPLVIGRGVGENFIASDQLALLPVTRRFIFLEEGDVAEITRRDVRVFDKSGQLATREEIESKVNYDAGDKGAYRHYMQKEIYEQPMAIKNTLEGRFSHGEINLSELGPKADELLAKVEHVQIIACGTSYNSGMVSRYWFESLAGIPCDVEIASEFRYRKPAVRKNSLMITLSQSGETADTLAALRLSKELGYLGSLAICNVAGSSLVRESDLALMTKAGVEIGVASTKAFTTQLTVLLMLVARVGRLRGMDAQIEHDIVHGLQALPARIEQMLSQDKLIESLAEGFSDKHHALFLGRGDQYPIAMEGALKLKEISYIHAEAYAAGELKHGPLALIDADMPVVVVAPNNELLEKLKSNIEEVRARGGELYVFADEDAGFTSSENMKIIPLPHIEEVIAPIFYTVPLQLLSYHVALIKGTDVDQPRNLAKSVTVE
- the glmU gene encoding bifunctional UDP-N-acetylglucosamine diphosphorylase/glucosamine-1-phosphate N-acetyltransferase GlmU — translated: MSNSAMSVVILAAGKGTRMYSDLPKVLHKLAGKPMVQHVIDAAMTTGAQHVHLVYGHGGDLLKRELTDPALNWVLQAEQLGTGHAMQQAAPHFADDEDILMLYGDVPLISSQTLGRLRHAKPQGGIGLLTVKLDDPTGYGRIVREKGAVVGIVEHKDASEEQRQINEINTGILIANGKDLKRWLSQLNNNNSQGEFYITDIIAMAAEEGQRVEAVHPERLSEVEGVNNRLQLSALERVYQREQADKLLLAGVMLLDPARFDLRGELTHGRDVVIDVNVVVEGNVKLGNRVKIGAGCVIKNSIIGDDCEISPYSVLEDAVLEAACTVGPFARLRPGAELAEGAHVGNFVELKKARLGKGSKAGHLSYLGDADIGSGVNIGAGTITCNYDGANKHKTVIGDDVFVGSDSQLVAPVSVASGATIGAGTTVTRDVAENELVVGRVKQRHISGWQRPVKKK
- a CDS encoding DUF4194 domain-containing protein, whose translation is MTNNTPPNSFFSMVTGKSDQELHNEGNEGNSEVSDDPHNLNDPIPKVPNRDFEDQSLESDGAGLITESAKFSDSEMPHDTRRVLVHLMRQGSIMASQKPKLFEQLCRYELAIRKHLSEVYLQLVLDQKSGVAFVASTLSEYVGNIEDDGLEDEASDSDESATLIPKRTLSLFDTLILLVLRKHYQDRESAGEQKITIDIERLESYLTPFLPITDHASKDRKKLLIRVKEMVKRKVLSTIRGEEDRYEITPIIRYVVNASFLETMLTEYTALALEQLNETGRAGRDQK
- a CDS encoding DUF3375 domain-containing protein, giving the protein MNFQGLQAKYRRLFAENAAWKLLKADNAPYILAFIAALFLEDSEVPYGRARILLDVEIERSRELGIWPTEMSAATYLNQWIKNGWLREMDDLLTKTDASEIALRFCKGLDERNSGTTASHLRIVQEAVRDLAVAISPNVDERVTLLESKKAEIQREIEALQAGIVPVLSESDQRERIRQIYQLASVLTGDFRRVEDEIRTLDRELRIQIIEGDISRGDVLLSVMEREALLSTTEAGSAFEGFFQLLCDQNRSMEFREQLRSILSRPVGQQLSSSQHQFLSHLMRELSRESERVFRVRRRTEESLRSYIESGAAAENQAVDRLLSKLERQAVLLRDEGFDLTTETVLSLPVGPIEIKSPESIKLRTPDDKLDTSGVEENANRREPSAHVLDCLDAVQVRQVAYQVLNTLRKHGPMSIARLVDETPLTSGLEELVAYLRVAKAVNATMLDEKEDVIVVDKQGVKLKASIPTYLLTAELFPEDIDELTL